The DNA region CTGGCTGGTGGCCCGTTTCGCCCGCGAGGTGTCCGGGGTATCGCACGCCATCCTGGTGTCGGCTGACGGCCTGCTGCTGGCCGCCAGCGAGCACATGCCGGGGGAGCGGGCCGATCAGCTCGCCGCGGTCGCCTCCGGCCTGGCGAGTCTGTCGACCGGCGCGGCGCAACTGTTCGACGGCGGCTACGTGCTGCAGTCGGTGGTCGAGATGGAGAACGGCTATCTGCTGTTGATGCGGGTCGGTGACGGTTCCAACCTCGCGGCCCTGGCGATCCACAACTGCGACATCGGCCAGATCGGGTACGAGATGGCCGTCCTGGTCGAGCAGGTGGGTTCGGTGGTCCAGTCGGCTCGACGCGCCCCGCAGCACTCGTGAGCGGCACGTGGACCAACGGGAGGGCGACGGTACCCAGGAGCCGAGTCTGGTCCGGCCGTACACGCTGACCGCGGGCCGCACCGACTCCGGGGTCGATCTTCCGCTCGAGGCGTCCGTGGGCGCCGTGGATCCGGCGCAACCGCCGCGTTGGCCGGGCAACGACGTCCGCGGCCAGATCCTGTCGCTGTGCGCCGCACGTCCATCGGTGGCCGAGATTGCCGCGCATCTCTCACTGCCGCTCGGCGTGGCGCGGGTGCTCGTCGGTGATCTGGTGGTGCAGGGTTATGTGCGGGTGCACGCCACCCTCGGTGAGGCCGCGACGGCCGACGAACAACGAGAACTGATCGGGAGGACTCTGCGTGGTCTCAGGGCACTCTAGGAGGGCGGCATCCACCAAGATCGTCATCTCCGGCGGTTTCGGTGCAGGCAAGACGACCTTCGTCGGCGCGGTGTCGGAGATCGTGCCGCTGCGCACCGAGGCGCTGGTGACCAACGCCTCGGAAGGCGTCGACGGACTGGACGCCACCCCGATGAAGACGACCACCACGGTGGCCATGGACTTCGGTCGGATCAGCCTCGGCGACGATCTGGTACTCTACCTGTTCGGCACGCCCGGGCAGCGCCGGTTCTGGTTCATGTGGGACGACCTCGTGCGCGGCGCGATCGGCGCGATCATCCTGGTGGACGTCCGCCGGCTGGCGGACAGCTTTGCGGCGGTGGATTTTTTCGAGGCCCGCAATCTCCCCTTCCTGGTTGCCGTCAATGACTTCGACGGCGCACCGCGGCATTCGCTGTCGGCGGTCCGCTCCGCACTCGCGCTGTCCGAGCACGTGCCGGTGATGTCGGTTGACGCGCGCAGCCGCGACTCGGCCAAGGCCGCGTTGATCACGGTCGCCGAGTACGCGTTGAGCCGGCTCGCGCCCACCGGCTGAGCGCGTGGACGCACGTGTTGCCGACCGGGAGTTCGACGGGCACGACTTTCGCGACGACGATCTCAGCCGGCTGAGCACCGAGCGGGTGGTGTTCACCGAATGCGACTTCTCCGGTGTGGACCTTTCCGAGTCCGTGCACGTCGGTTCCGCGTTCCGCAACTGCGTTTTTCGTCGGACATCGCTGTGGCACAGCACGTTTCGTCACTGCAGTTTTCTCGGCTCGACCTTCACCGAGTGCCGGATGCGGCCGTTGACCCTGGTCGAGGTGGATTTCACGCTGGCCGTGCTCGGTGGAGCCGATCTGCGCAAGGTCGACCTGTCCGACTGCCGACTGCGTGAGGCCAACCTGGTCGACACCGACCTGCGCGAAGCGGTGTTGAAGCGCGCCGACCTCAGCGGGGTACGGGCGCTGAACGCCCGCCTCGAGGGTGCCGATCTGCGCGGCGCACGCACCGATCCGACGTTCTGGACCACGGCGAAGCTGCGGGGCGCCAAGGTCGACATCGATCAGGGGCTGGCCTACGCGGCCGCGCACGGACTCGACATCGGCGGGTGACCTTCAGGCTCCGGCGCTCGGAAACAGCCGTCGTCGTCGGGCGCGCAACGTACGCAAAGCAGTACGGAGCCCGTCACCTGGCACGGTCGGTGTGTGGGAGGCGAATCTGCGTTCGGAGGCAGTCTCCGGCGCGTCGTCGGATGTAGCGGTCAACAGCCGGTCGGGTAGGGACAGCTTCACCACGGTGCGCTGGGCGAGCAGGAACTGTCTGACCAGTGAGCCGGTGCTGTAGGGCAA from Mycobacterium sp. DL includes:
- a CDS encoding roadblock/LC7 domain-containing protein; this encodes MTDSHQRESLDWLVARFAREVSGVSHAILVSADGLLLAASEHMPGERADQLAAVASGLASLSTGAAQLFDGGYVLQSVVEMENGYLLLMRVGDGSNLAALAIHNCDIGQIGYEMAVLVEQVGSVVQSARRAPQHS
- a CDS encoding DUF742 domain-containing protein → MDQREGDGTQEPSLVRPYTLTAGRTDSGVDLPLEASVGAVDPAQPPRWPGNDVRGQILSLCAARPSVAEIAAHLSLPLGVARVLVGDLVVQGYVRVHATLGEAATADEQRELIGRTLRGLRAL
- a CDS encoding ATP/GTP-binding protein, giving the protein MVSGHSRRAASTKIVISGGFGAGKTTFVGAVSEIVPLRTEALVTNASEGVDGLDATPMKTTTTVAMDFGRISLGDDLVLYLFGTPGQRRFWFMWDDLVRGAIGAIILVDVRRLADSFAAVDFFEARNLPFLVAVNDFDGAPRHSLSAVRSALALSEHVPVMSVDARSRDSAKAALITVAEYALSRLAPTG
- a CDS encoding pentapeptide repeat-containing protein, translated to MDARVADREFDGHDFRDDDLSRLSTERVVFTECDFSGVDLSESVHVGSAFRNCVFRRTSLWHSTFRHCSFLGSTFTECRMRPLTLVEVDFTLAVLGGADLRKVDLSDCRLREANLVDTDLREAVLKRADLSGVRALNARLEGADLRGARTDPTFWTTAKLRGAKVDIDQGLAYAAAHGLDIGG